A window of the Enoplosus armatus isolate fEnoArm2 chromosome 5, fEnoArm2.hap1, whole genome shotgun sequence genome harbors these coding sequences:
- the LOC139285878 gene encoding extracellular calcium-sensing receptor-like, translating to MHKPGDVVLGGLFEVHYTSVFPERTFTSEPQQPSCKGFDTLGFRHAMTMAFAIDEINKNSNLLPNVTLGYSLYDNCGALVIGFSGALSLASGHEEQFLLQENCLGTPPVLGIVGDHYSTFSIATSNVLGLYKMPIVSYFATCSCLSNRQRFPSFFRTIPSDAFQVRAMIQILKHFGWTWVGLLVSDDDYGLHVAQSFQSDLAQSSGGCLAYLEVLPWDSDPSELKRIVHLIKTSTARVVMVFAHEIHMIQLMEEVVRQNVTGQQWIASEALTTAAVLQTPRLMPYLSGTLGIAIRRGEIPGLREFLSQIHPGQNDIDSYGNDMVRQFWEYTFQCKFDPAGWVEAGGALCTGQEDLENVETEFLDLSNLRPEYNVYKAVYALAYALDDMLQCEPGRGPFSAHSCATLQTLEPWQLVHYLQKVNFTTPFGDQVSFDENGDVLPIYDIMNWLWLPDGRTKVQNVGEVKRSAFKVEELTIDEDKIFWNFESNKSVCSESCPPGTRMARKKGEPECCFDCIPCSDGQITNKTDSMECTTCPEDFWSSPQRDHCVPKKTEFLSYHEPLGICLTTTSLLGTFVCAVVLAIFTYHRRTPMVRANNSELSFLLLVSLKLCFLCSLLFIGRPRLWTCQLRHAAFGISFVLCVSCILVKTMVVLAVFKASKQGGGGNLKWFGAVQQRGTVFALTCIQAAICTAWIVSASPEPHKNTQYHNDKIVYECVVGSTVGFTVLLGYIGLLAILSFLLAFLARNLPDNFNEAKLITFSMLIFCAVWVAFVPAYVNSPGKYADAVEVFAILASSFGLLVALFGPKCYIILLRPERNTKKAIMGRGTTKS from the exons ATGCACAAGCCTGGCGATGTGGTTCTGGGTGGGCTGTTTGAGGTCCACTACACCTCTGTCTTCCCTGAGCGGACATTTACCTCAGAACCACAACAGCCCAGCTGCAAAGG CTTTGACACTCTAGGGTTCAGGCATGCCATGACCATGGCCTTTGCTATTGATGAGATCAACAAGAACTCCAATCTGCTACCTAATGTGACTCTGGGATACAGTCTTTATGATAACTGTGGTGCACTTGTTATTGGATTCAGTGGTGCATTATCACTGGCAAGTGGTCATGAGGAGCAGTTTCTGCTTCAAGAGAACTGTTTAGGGACCCCACCAGTCCTGGGGATTGTGGGTGATCACTATTCTACATTTTCTATTGCCACCTCCAATGTGTTAGGTTTATACAAGATGCCCATT GTGAGTTATTTTGCCACATGTTCCTGCCTGAGTAATCGGCAACGGTTTCCATCCTTCTTTAGAACAATCCCAAGTGATGCTTTCCAG GTGCGTGCTATGATTCAGATTCTAAAACACTTTGGCTGGACTTGGGTAGGCCTTCTGgtcagtgatgatgattatgGACTCCACGTTGCCCAATCCTTCCAATCTGACCTGGCTCAGTCTAGTGGAGGTTGTCTGGCCTACTTAGAGGTTTTGCCCTGGGACAGTGACCCAAGTGAACTCAAGAGGATTGTACATTTGATAAAGACATCCACAGCTCGTGTGGTCATGGTGTTTGCACATGAAATCCACATGATTCAACTAATGGAAGAG GTGGTGAGGCAGAATGTGACAGGCCAGCAGTGGATTGCAAGTGAAGCTTTGACAACAGCTGCTGTGCTCCAGACACCCCGCCTCATGCCTTACCTGAGCGGCACATTGGGCATTGCCATCCGTCGAGGAGAAATACCAGGGCTCAGGGAATTCCTCTCACAAATACATCCTGGCCAAAATGACATAGACAGCTATGGAAATGATATG gTGAGGCAGTTTTGGGAATACACGTTTCAATGTAAATTTGATCCAGCAGGTTGGGTGGAAGCTGGGGGAGCATTATGCACTGGACAGGAAGATCTAGAGAATGTGGAGACGGAGTTTTTGGATCTTTCTAACCTCAGGCCTGAGTACAATGTTTACAAGGCTGTGTATGCTCTGGCATATGCCCTTGATGACATGCTGCAGTGTGAGCCAGGGAGAGGGCCTTTCAGTGCTCACAGCTGTGCCACTTTGCAAACACTGGAGCCATGGCAG CTTGTACATTATTTGCAAAAGGTCAACTTCACCACACCATTTGGTGATCAAGTTTCATTTGATGAGAATGGTGATGTCTTACCAATCTATGATATCATGAACTGGCTGTGGCTCCCTGATGGACGAACAAAGGTTCAGAATGTGGGTGAGGTTAAGAGGTCGGCCTTCAaagttgaagaactcacaatTGATGAAGACAAAATCTTCTGGAACTTTGAATCCAACAAG TCAGTGTGCAGCGAGAGCTGTCCTCCAGGTACCCGCATGGCCAGAAAGAAAGGGGAACCTGAGTGCTGTTTTGACTGCATCCCTTGTTCTGACGGACAGATCACCAATAAGACAG ACTCCATGGAGTGCACCACTTGTCCAGAGGACTTCTGGTCCAGTCCCCAGCGTGACCACTGTGTTCCTAAGAAAACAGAGTTCCTCTCCTACCATGAGCCTCTGGGTATCTGCTTGACAACCACCTCATTGCTGGGCACatttgtctgtgctgttgtcCTGGCCATCTTCACCTATCATCGCCGTACACCCATGGTACGCGCCAACAATTCAGAACTGAGTTTCCTGCTCTTGGTGTCACTTAAATTATGTTTCCTGTGTTCACTGCTGTTTATCGGACGTCCCAGGCTTTGGACATGCCAGCTGAGACATGCAGCATTTGGGATCAGCTTTGTGCTTTGTGTCTCATGTATTCTGGTTAAAACCATGGTAGTTCTGGCTGTTTTCAAGGCCTCCAAGCAAGGAGGTGGAGGCAATCTCAAGTGGTTTGGtgctgtgcagcagagagggacagTTTTTGCTCTAACTTGCATTCAGGCAGCAATCTGCACTGCTTGGATTGTCTCTGCCTCACCAGAGcctcataaaaacactcaatACCACAATGACAAGATAGTTTATGAGTGTGTAGTCGGGTCCACAGTTGGTTTTACGGTGTTACTGGGTTACATTGGCTTACTGGCTATCCTTAGCTTCCTGTTAGCATTTCTGGCAAGGAATCTACCAGACAACTTCAATGAGGCCAAACTCATAACTTTCAGCATGCTGATCTTCTGTGCTGTGTGGGTGGCCTTTGTTCCTGCTTATGTCAACTCTCCAGGCAAATATGCTGATGCAGTGGAGGTATTTGCCATCCTGGCCTCCAGTTTTGGCCTCTTGGTGGCACTGTTTGGACCCAAATGTTACATAATCCTGCTGAGaccagaaagaaacacaaagaaagctATCATGGGTCGAGGCACCACAAAATCATAA
- the LOC139285877 gene encoding extracellular calcium-sensing receptor-like, which yields MWAFLGIMYFMFLYSYVSSAVSSHLYSSSCRLQGQFHLNGMHKAGDVVLGGLFEIHFFSVFPDLSFTSEPQQPSCHGFDVLGFRQAQTMAFAIDEINRNSNLLPNVTLGYSLYDNCVKLGIGFRAALSLISGQEEQFMLDETCVGTPPVLGIVGDSSSTRSIAISTVLGLYRVPMVSYFATCSCLSDRQKFPSFFRTIPSDAFQVLAMIQILKRFGWTWAGLLVSDDDYGLHAARSFQSDFVQSGEGCLAYFEILPWGNDPAELRRIVDVMKKSTVRVIIVFAHESHMINLMKEVVRQNVTGLQWIASEAWTAATVLQTPHLMPYLGGTLGIAIRRGEIAGLREFLSRIHPDLHHNNSYGNNMINQFWEYTFQCRFAPLPAGWMEAGGALCTGQEDLENVETEFLDISNLRPEYNVYKAVYALAYALDDMLQCEPRRGPFNGHSCGRLQRLEPWQLVYYLEKVNFTTPFGDQVSFDKNGDALPIYDIMNWLLLPDGRTKVQNVGEVKRSAFKGEELTIDEKKIFWNFESKKPPRSVCSESCPPGTRMARRKGEPVCCFDCIPCSEGKISNKTDSMECTSCPEDFWSSPQHDHCVPKKTEFLSYHEPLGICLTAASLLGTCICAVVLGIFIYHRRTPIVRANNSELSFQLLVSLELCFLCSLLFIGRPRLWTCQMRHAVFGISFVLCISCILVKTMVVLAVFKASKPGGGASLKWFGVLQQRGTVMVLTSIQAAICTVWLVSSSPAPHKNIQYHNDKIVYECVVGSTVGFAVLLGYIGLLAILSFLIAFIARNLPDSFNEAKLIFFSMLIFCAVWVAFVPAYISSPGKYADAVEVFAILASSFGLLVSLFGPKCYIILLRPERNTKKAIMGRSIQS from the exons ATGTGGGCATTTTTAGGTATCATGTATTTTATGTTCTTGTATTCCTAcgtttcctctgctgtgtcctcCCATCTTTATTCCTCCTCGTGCCGGTTACAGGGACAGTTTCATCTAAATGGGATGCACAAGGCTGGAGATGTGGTTCTAGGTGGGCTGTTTGAGATCCACTTCTTTTCAGTCTTTCCTGACCTGTCTTTTACTTCAGAGCCACAACAGCCTTCCTGCCACGG ttttgatGTTCTAGGATTCAGGCAGGCACAGACCATGGCCTTTGCTATTGATGAGATCAACAGAAACTCCAACCTGCTACCTAATGTGACTCTGGGATACAGTCTTTATGATAACTGCGTCAAACTAGGAATTGGTTTCCGTGCAGCGTTGTCCTTAATCAGTGGTCAAGAGGAGCAGTTTATGTTAGATGAGACCTGTGTAGGAACCCCTCCAGTCCTAGGGATTGTGGGTGATTCTTCCTCTACACGTTCTATtgccatctccactgtcttagGTTTGTACAGAGTGCCTATG GTGAGTTATTTTGCCACATGTTCCTGCCTGAGTGACCGGCAAAAGTTTCCATCCTTCTTCAGGACGATCCCAAGTGATGCTTTTCAG GTGCTTGCTATGATTCAGATTCTAAAACGCTTTGGCTGGACTTGGGCAGGTCTCCTGgtcagtgatgatgattatgGACTCCACGCTGCCCGATCCTTCCAATCTGACTTCGTTCAGTCTGGTGAAGGTTGTCTGGCCTACTTTGAGATTTTGCCCTGGGGCAATGACCCAGCTGAACTAAGGAGGATTGTGGATGTGATGAAGAAATCCACAGTTCGTGTGATCATTGTGTTTGCACATGAGAGTCACATGATTAACCTCATGAAGGAG GTGGTGAGGCAGAATGTGACAGGCCTACAGTGGATCGCCAGTGAAGCCTGGACAGCAGCTACTGTGCTCCAGACCCCCCACCTCATGCCTTACCTGGGTGGCACACTGGGCATCGCCATCCGTCGAGGAGAAATAGCAGGGCTCAGGGAATTCCTCTCACGAATACATCCTGACCtacaccacaacaacagctatGGAAATAACATG ATAAATCAGTTTTGGGAATACACATTTCAGTGTAGATTTGCACCACTTCCAGCAGGTTGGATGGAAGCTGGGGGAGCATTATGCACTGGACAGGAAGATCTAGAGAATGTGGAGACTGAGTTCTTGGACATTTCAAACCTCAGGCCTGAGTACAATGTGTACAAGGCTGTGTATGCTCTGGCTTATGCCCTTGATGACATGCTGCAGTGTGAGCCAAGGAGAGGGCCTTTCAATGGGCACAGCTGTGGCAGGTTGCAAAGACTGGAGCCATGGCAG CTTGTGTATTACTTGGAAAAGGTCAACTTCACCACACCATTTGGTGATCAAGTGTCATTTGATAAGAATGGTGATGCCTTACCAATTTATGATATCATGAACTGGCTGTTGCTCCCTGATGGAAGAACTAAAGTTCAGAATGTGGGTGAGGTTAAGAGGTCGGCCTTCAAAGGTGAAGAACTCACaattgatgaaaaaaaaatcttctggAACTTTGAATCAAAAAAG CCACCCCGGTCAGTGTGCAGCGAGAGCTGTCCTCCAGGTACCCGTATGGCCAGAAGGAAAGGGGAACCTGTGTGCTGTTTTGACTGCATCCCTTGTTCTGAGGGAAAGATCAGCAACAAGACTG ACTCCATGGAGTGCACCAGTTGTCCAGAGGACTTCTGGTCCAGTCCCCAGCATGACCACTGTGTTCCTAAGAAAACAGAGTTCCTCTCCTACCATGAGCCTCTGGGTATCTGCTTGACAGCCGCCTCATTGCTTGGCACATGTATCTGTGCTGTTGTCCTAGGGATCTTTATCTATCATCGCAGAACACCTATAGTACGCGCCAACAATTCAGAACTCAGTTTCCAGCTCCTGGTGTCACTTgagttgtgtttcctgtgttcacTGCTGTTTATTGGCCGTCCCAGGTTGTGGACATGCCAAATGAGACACGCAGTATTTGGGATCAGCTTTGTGCTTTGCATCTCATGCATCCTGGTGAAAACCATGGTGGTTCTGGCTGTGTTCAAGGCCTCCAAACCAGGAGGTGGAGCCAGTCTGAAGTGGTTTGGTGTTTtgcagcagagagggacagTTATGGTTCTTACTTCTATTCAGGCAGCAATCTGCACTGTCTGGCTTGTCTCTTCCTCACCAGCTCCTCATAAAAACATTCAATACCATAATGACAAGATAGTTTATGAGTGTGTAGTCGGGTCCACAGTTGGTTTTGCAGTGTTACTGGGCTACATTGGCTTACTGGCTATCCTCAGTTTTCTGATTGCATTTATAGCAAGGAATCTTCCAGATAGTTTCAATGAGGCCAAACTCATCTTTTTCAGTATGCTGATCTTCTGTGCTGTGTGGGTGGCCTTTGTTCCTGCATACATCAGCTCACCAGGGAAATATGCAGATGCAGTGGAGGTATTTGCTATCCTGGCCTCCAGTTTTGGCCTCTTGGTATCACTGTTTGGTCCCAAATGTTACATAATCCTGCTGAGACCAGAGAGGAACACAAAGAAAGCAATCATGGGTCGAAGCATCCAGTCATAA
- the LOC139285034 gene encoding LOW QUALITY PROTEIN: extracellular calcium-sensing receptor-like (The sequence of the model RefSeq protein was modified relative to this genomic sequence to represent the inferred CDS: substituted 1 base at 1 genomic stop codon), with protein MKMXYRGEGRRAVMAAFLFKYLLLCFYLILISSLFFFSESSFLSPTCKLRRRFNLNGMHKAGDVILGGLFELHYTSVFPELTFTSQPHQPNCHGFDPPGFRHAMTMAFAIDEINKNTHLLPNVTLGYSLYDNCATLGIGFSAALSLASGQEEQFLLQENCLGTPPVLGIVGDPFSTFSIAASNVLGLFKLPIVSYFATCSCLSDRQRFPSFFRTIPSDAFQVRAMIQILKRFGWTWAGLLFSDDDYGLHAARSFQSDLAHSGVGCLAYSEILPWGNDPNEYKRIVDVMTKSTARVVIVFAHQRHMIQLMEEVVKQNVTGLQWIASEAWTLIDGLHTPAFIPYLGGTLGIAIRGAKITGLRDFLLRINPYQHHNNSYENTMAKQFWEYTFQCRFAPPPAGWVEAGGALCTGQEDLENVETELFDVSEFRPEYNIYKAVYALAYALDDMLQCEPGRGPFSGNSCANLQTLEPWQLVHYLQKVNFTTPFGDQVSFDENGDALPIYDIMNWLWLPDGGTKVQSVGVVKKSASKGEELTLDEDKIFWNFDSKQPPRSVCSESCPPGTRMARKRGQPVCCFDCIPCSEGKISNETDSMECTTCPEDFWSSHHRDHCVPKKTEFLSYHEPLGICLTTASLLGTFICAVVLVIFTYHRSTPMVRANNSELSFLLLVSLKLCFLCSLLFIGHPRLWTCQLRHAVFGISFVLCVSCILVKTMVVLAVFKASKPGGGGNLKWFGAVQQRGTVMVLTSIQAAICTAWTVSSSPVPHKNSQYHNDKIVYECVVGSTVGFAVLLGYIGLLAILSFLLAFLARNLPDNFNEAKLITFSMLIFCAVWVAFVPAYVNSPGKYADAVEVFAILASSFGLLVALFGPKCYIILLRPERNTKKAIMGRGTTK; from the exons ATGAAGATGTGATACAGGGGTGAAGGGAGGAGGGCAGTTATGGCGGCCTTTCTCTTCAAATATTTGCTCTTGTGTTTCTATCTGATCTTGatttcttccttgtttttcttctctgagtcttcctttctttccccaACTTGTAAATTACGGAGGCGGTTTAATCTTAATGGGATGCACAAGGCTGGTGATGTGATTCTGGGTGGGCTGTTTGAACTCCACTACACCTCTGTCTTCCCTGAGCTGACGTTCACCTCACAGCCACATCAGCCCAACTGCCATGG CTTTGACCCTCCAGGGTTCAGGCATGCCATGACCATGGCCTTTGCTATTGATGAGATCAACAAAAACACCCATCTGCTACCTAATGTGACTCTGGGATACAGTCTTTATGACAACTGTGCTACACTTGGTATTGGGTTCAGTGCTGCGTTGTCATTGGCCAGTGGTCAAGAGGAGCAGTTTCTGCTTCAGGAGAACTGTTTAGGGACCCCTCCAGTCCTGGGGATTGTGGGTGATCCCTTCTCAACCTTTTCTATTGCCGCCTCCAATGTTCTAGGTTTATTCAAACTGCCTATT GTGAGTTATTTTGCTACATGTTCCTGCCTGAGTGATCGACAAAGGTTTCCATCCTTCTTCAGAACAATCCCAAGTGATGCTTTCCAG GTGCGTGCTATGATTCAGATTCTAAAACGCTTTGGCTGGACTTGGGCAGGTCTGCTGttcagtgatgatgattatgGACTCCATGCTGCCCGATCCTTCCAGTCTGACTTGGCTCATTCTGGTGTAGGTTGTCTGGCCTACTCAGAGATTTTGCCTTGGGGCAATGATCCAAATGAATATAAGAGGATTGTTGATGTAATGACAAAATCTACAGCTCGTGTGGTCATTGTGTTCGCACATCAGAGGCACATGATTCAACTCATGGAAGAG GTGGTGAAGCAGAATGTGACAGGCCTGCAGTGGATTGCCAGTGAAGCTTGGACATTAATTGATGGACTCCATACCCCTGCCTTCATACCATACCTGGGTGGCACACTGGGCATTGCTATCCGTGGTGCAAAAATAACAGGACTCAGGGACTTCCTGTTAAGAATTAATCCTTAccaacaccacaacaacagctatGAAAATACCATG GCAAAACAGTTTTGGGAATACACATTTCAGTGTAGATTTGCACCACCTCCAGCAGGTTGGGTGGAAGCTGGAGGAGCATTATGCACTGGACAGGAAGATCTAGAGAATGTGGAGACTGAGCTTTTTGATGTGTCAGAATTTAGGCCAGAGTATAATATTTACAAGGCTGTGTATGCTCTGGCGTATGCGCTCGATGACATGCTGCAGTGTGAGCCAGGGAGAGGGCCTTTCAGCGGGAACAGCTGTGCCAATTTGCAAACACTGGAGCCATGGCAG CTTGTACATTATTTGCAAAAGGTCAACTTCACCACACCATTTGGTGATCAAGTGTCATTTGATGAGAATGGTGACGCCTTACCAATATATGATATCATGAACTGGCTGTGGCTCCCTGATGGAGGAACAAAAGTTCAGAGTGTGGGTGTGGTTAAAAAGTCGGCCTCCAAAGGTGAAGAACTCACACTTGATGAAGACAAAATCTTCTGGAACTTTGACTCCAAACAG CCTCCCCGGTCAGTTTGCAGCGAGAGCTGCCCCCCAGGTACCCGCATGGCCAGGAAGAGGGGACAACCTGTGTGCTGTTTTGACTGCATACCCTGTTCTGAGGGGAAGATCAGCAATGAAACTG ACTCCATGGAGTGCACTACTTGTCCAGAGGACTTCTGGTCGAGTCACCACCGTGACCACTGTGTTCCCAAGAAAACAGAGTTTCTCTCCTATCATGAGCCTCTGGGTATCTGCTTGACAACCGCCTCATTGCTTGGCACATTTATCTGTGCTGTTGTCCTGGTCATCTTCACCTATCATCGCAGCACACCCATGGTACGCGCCAACAATTCAGAACTGAGTTTCTTGCTATTGGTGTCACTTAAACTATGCTTCCTGTGTTCACTGCTGTTTATCGGCCATCCCAGACTTTGGACATGCCAGCTGAGACATGCAGTATTTGGGATCAGCTTTGTGCTTTGCGTCTCATGTATTCTGGTAAAAACCATGGTAGTTTTGGCTGTGTTCAAGGCCTCCAAACCAGGAGGTGGAGGCAATCTCAAGTGGTTTGGtgctgtgcagcagagagggacagTTATGGTTCTTACTTCTATCCAGGCAGCAATTTGCACTGCCTGGACTGTCTCCTCCTCACCAGTTCCTCATAAAAATAGTCAATACCACAATGACAAGATAGTTTACGAGTGTGTAGTCGGGTCCACAGTTGGTTTTGCAGTGTTACTGGGTTACATTGGCTTACTGGCTATCCTTAGCTTCCTGTTAGCATTTCTGGCAAGGAATCTTCCAGACAACTTCAATGAGGCCAAACTCATAACTTTCAGCATGCTGATCTTCTGTGCTGTGTGGGTGGCCTTTGTTCCTGCTTATGTCAACTCTCCCGGCAAATATGCTGATGCAGTGGAGGTATTTGCCATCCTGGCCTCCAGTTTTGGCCTCTTGGTGGCACTGTTTGGACCCAAATGTTACATAATCCTGCTGAgaccagagagaaacacaaagaaagcaaTCATGGGTCGAGGCACCACCAAGTGA
- the LOC139285036 gene encoding extracellular calcium-sensing receptor-like has translation MHKPGDVVLGGLFEVHYTSVFPEQTFTSEPQQPSCKGMDTLGFRHAMTMAFAIDEINKNSNLLPNVTLGYSLYDNCGALVIGFSGALSLASGQEEQFLLQENCLGTPPVLGIVGDSYSTFSIATSNVLGLYKMPIVSYFSTCSCLSNRQRFPSFFRTIPSDAFQVRAMIQILKHFGWTWVGLLVSDDDYGLHVAQSFQSDLAQSGGGCLAYLEVLPWDSDPSELKRIVHLIKTSTARVVMVFAHEIHMIHLMEEVVRQNVTGQQWIASEAWTAAAVLQTPRLMPYLGGTLGIAIRRGEIPGLREFLLQINPGQNDNDSYGNYMVKQFWEYTFQCKFDPAGWMEAGGALCTGQEDLENVETEFLDLSNLRPEYNVYKAVYALAYALDDMLQCEPGRGPFSGHSCATLQTLEPWQLVHYLQTVNFTTPFGDQVSFDENGDALPIYDIMNWLWLPDGKTKLQNVGEVKRSAFKGEELTIDEDKIFWNFESNKPPRSVCSENCPPGTRMARKKGEPECCFDCIPCSDGQISNKTDSMECTTCPEDFWSSPQRDHCVLKKTEFLSYHEPLGICLTATSLLGTFICAIVFGIFTYHRSTPMVRANNSELSFLLLVSLKLCFLCSLLFIGRPRLWTCQLRHAAFGISFVLCISCILVKTMVVLAVFKASKPGGGTSLKWFGSMQQRGTVMVLTSIQAAICTAWIVSSSPAPHKNTQYNKDKIVYECVVGSTVGFAVLLGYIGLLAILSFLLAFLARNLPDNFNEAKLITFSMLIFCAVWVAFVPAYVNSPGKYADAVEVFAILASSFGLLVALFGPKCFIILLRPERNTKKAIMGRGTTKS, from the exons ATGCACAAACCTGGCGATGTGGTTTTGGGTGGGCTGTTTGAGGTCCACTACACCTCTGTCTTCCCTGAGCAGACATTTACCTCAGAACCACAGCAGCCCAGCTGCAAAGG CATGGACACTCTAGGGTTCAGGCATGCCATGACCATGGCCTTTGCTATTGATGAGATCAACAAGAACTCCAATCTGCTACCTAATGTGACTCTGGGATACAGTCTTTATGATAACTGTGGTGCACTTGTTATTGGATTCAGTGGTGCATTATCACTGGCAAGTGGTCAAGAGGAGCAGTTTCTGCTTCAGGAGAACTGTTTAGGGACCCCACCAGTCCTGGGGATTGTGGGTGATTCCTACTCTACATTTTCTATTGCTACCTCCAATGTACTAGGTTTATACAAAATGCCCATT GTGAGTTATTTTTCCACATGTTCCTGCCTGAGTAATCGGCAACGGTTTCCATCCTTCTTTAGAACAATCCCAAGTGATGCTTTCCAG GTGCGTGCTATGATTCAGATTCTAAAACACTTTGGCTGGACTTGGGTAGGCCTTCTGgtcagtgatgatgattatgGACTCCACGTTGCCCAATCCTTCCAATCTGATCTGGCTCAGTCTGGTGGAGGTTGTCTGGCCTACTTAGAGGTTTTGCCCTGGGACAGTGACCCAAGTGAACTCAAGAGGATTGTACATTTGATAAAGACATCCACAGCTCGTGTGGTCATGGTGTTTGCACATGAAATCCACATGATTCATCTAATGGAAGAG GTGGTGAGGCAGAATGTGACAGGCCAGCAGTGGATTGCAAGTGAAGCTtggacagcagctgctgtgctcCAGACACCCCGCCTCATGCCGTACCTGGGTGGCACACTGGGCATCGCCATCCGTCGAGGAGAAATACCAGGGCTCAGGGAATTCCTCTTACAAATAAATCCTGGCCAAAATGACAACGACAGCTATGGAAATTACATG gtGAAGCAGTTTTGGGAATACACGTTTCAATGTAAATTTGATCCAGCAGGTTGGATGGAAGCTGGGGGAGCATTATGCACTGGACAGGAAGATCTAGAGAATGTGGAGACTGAGTTTTTGGATCTTTCTAACCTCAGGCCTGAGTACAATGTTTACAAGGCTGTGTATGCTCTGGCATATGCCCTTGATGACATGCTGCAGTGTGAGCCAGGGAGAGGGCCTTTCAGCGGGCACAGCTGTGCCACTTTGCAAACACTGGAGCCATGGCAG CTTGTACATTATTTGCAAACGGTCAACTTCACCACACCATTTGGTGATCAAGTTTCATTTGATGAGAATGGTGACGCCTTACCAATCTATGATATCATGAACTGGCTGTGGCTCCCTGATGGAAAAACTAAACTTCAGAATGTGGGTGAGGTTAAGAGGTCGGCCTTCAAAGGTGAAGAACTCACAATTGATGAAGACAAAATCTTCTGGAACTTTGAATCGAACAAG CCACCCCGGTCAGTGTGCAGTGAGAACTGTCCCCCAGGTACCCGCATGGCCAGAAAGAAAGGGGAACCTGAGTGCTGTTTTGACTGCATCCCTTGTTCTGACGGACAGATCAGCAATAAGACTG ACTCCATGGAGTGCACCACTTGTCCAGAGGACTTCTGGTCCAGTCCCCAGCGTGACCACTGTGTTCTTAAGAAAACAGAGTTCCTCTCCTACCATGAGCCTCTGGGTATCTGCTTGACAGCCACCTCATTGCTGGGCACATTTATATGTGCTATTGTCTTTGGCATCTTCACCTACCATCGCAGCACACCCATGGTACGCGCCAATAATTCAGAACTGAGTTTCCTGCTCTTGGTGTCACTTAAACTATGTTTCCTGTGTTCACTGCTGTTTATTGGCCGTCCCAGGCTGTGGACATGCCAGCTGAGACACGCAGCATTTGGGATCAGCTTTGTGCTTTGTATCTCATGCATCCTGGTGAAAACCATGGTAGTTCTGGCTGTGTTCAAGGCCTCTAAGCCAGGAGGTGGAACCAGTCTGAAGTGGTTTGGTTCTAtgcagcagagagggacagTTATGGTTCTTACTTCTATTCAGGCAGCAATTTGCACTGCTTGGATTGTCTCTTCCTCACCAGCTcctcataaaaacactcaatACAACAAAGACAAGATAGTTTATGAGTGTGTAGTCGGGTCCACAGTTGGTTTTGCAGTTTTACTTGGCTACATTGGCTTACTGGCTATCCTAAGCTTCCTGTTAGCATTTCTGGCAAGGAATCTTCCAGACAACTTCAATGAGGCCAAACTCATAACTTTCAGCATGCTGATCTTCTGTGCTGTGTGGGTGGCCTTTGTTCCTGCTTATGTCAACTCTCCAGGCAAATATGCAGATGCAGTGGAGGTATTTGCCATCCTGGCCTCCAGTTTTGGCCTCTTGGTGGCACTGTTTGGGCCCAAATGTTTCATAATCCTGCTGAGACCAGAGAGGAATACAAAGAAAGCTATCATGGGTCGAGGAACCACCAAGTCATAA